Sequence from the Catenuloplanes indicus genome:
GTCGCGCTGAACCGGTACGTCAAGCGGCGGCTGGCCGCGTTGCGCGCCGGTGACCTGCGCGAGGCGGAACGGATGTCCGGGCTGACGCTGCGCGACCAGATCGTCTCCGCGGGCGTCGGCGGCGAGGGCTGGCCGCTGGTCGACACGGACGCGTTGGTGCCGTACTCGCACGCGACACCGGCCGCGATGGAGTCGGTGATCCGGCATCCGCAGGCCAGCGTGCGGCACTTCCTGCGGGCCACGGTCGGCGCGAACGTGACGCCGGTGCACTCCGCGGACGGGCGCATGCTGATCCCGGGCGAGCACCACAGCATCGCGGTCTCCACGTTCACGCACATCGCGGTGGAGGGCGGCATGCTCTACGTGGAGACGGTGTCGACCGTGCTCGGCCCGCTGGGTCACCGCTACCGCCGGATCGACGGCTACCCGGCCGGTGGCGGTGTCGGCGGACGGGCGGCGCTGGAGAGCCTGCGCGACTTCGGCGAGAACCTCGCGGTGGCACCGTTGCGGATGGCGGTCACGCTCTACCGGATGGCCGTGCTGGCCCGCGGGATGCGCCGGGCGGAGACCGAGGTGACCGAGGAGGAGCTCGGCGATTTCGGCGCGCGGTTCGACCTGCGGCAGGCGACGTCCGCGGCCCACCCGGTCACCTACCTGCAGCGGCTGGACGCGGAGAAGTACACGAAGCTGATCGAGCGCCGGATCAGCGAGGCGGTGATCGGATATCTGCGCGACGCCGGCATCGACACGTCCGAGTACGAGCGGCGGATGAACGTCTACAACAACAGCAGCGTCTTCATCAGCGGCGACAACTACGGTGCCGCGGCCGCCGGCGCGGAGGCACAGGCCACGAAGCACGACGGGGACGGGGCGAAGAAGGGGAAGGACGACTGATGGGCGGCGTGCACATCCACGGCGACAATCACGGTGCCGCCGCGGCCGGTGATCACGCGCGGGCGATCGTCGGCCGGTACCGGCCGGACCCGCTCGCGCCGGTGCTGTCCGCGGCCCGCCGGCTGCACGCCGCGATCGACGCGGTCCCGGAGGCGCTGCCCGACCCGGACGCGGCGCTGCGCGACGTGAACGCGATCGCGGCCGCGACGCAGACCGAGCCACCGGACACCGCGGCCGCGATGGCCGCGGCCCACCGGCTGCTGGACCGGGTCACCGAGGCGGGCGCGTTCGTCACCGCCACCGAGAAGCTGCGCGCCGCGCTGCGGTCCTGACTCGACCACGGCGAAACGCGCAGGGAGGAGCGCCGGCGACGACCGGTGCCCGCTCCGAACATGCGGGCAGCACCACGCCGGAAGCAGGAAAGACCAAGATCTGGATCTTCTTGCCGGTACGGCAACGCGACGGCCCCGAGAGTGGCAACTCTCCGGGGCCGTCGATCGGTGACGTCACTTGAGCCAGGGGGCTTTGCCGACCAGCGGGACCTTGGCCCAGGTGGCGGCCAGGCTGTAGCGGAGGCCGGCGCCGGTGGCCGCGAGGCCCGCGATGACCAGCGCGTAGATCAGGTGATCGTCGAGGAACGGGTTGGTCGCGATCGGCAGGCTGGCCGCCCACATCAGCACCATCATCAGCACACCGGAGACCGCGGCGATCCGCATCCCGATGCCGAGGATCAACGCGACACCGATGCCGGCCAGGCCGGCCATGAACAGCCAGTCGAGCAGCACGTTCCCGGACATCGCGTTGAAGACACCGGCGAACGGCCCCTCGACACCGGCCAGGAAGCCCTTGGTCGGCTGACCACCGTTCAGCCACGCCTTCTCGGCCGGCGTCGACTTGCCGAGGCCGAACAGCTTGTCCAGGAACGCCCACAGGAAGACGAAACCCAGCCCGACGCGGGTGACGGCCCAGGTGACCTCGCCGAACGCGTGGTCGGTGACGGTCTTCGAAGCAACGGCGGTCCTGGTGTGCGCAACGGTCACCACGGTGATCCCCTCCCGGATCAGCTGACGACCGGCGGAACTCCCTCGGCGTTCCCATCCCCTGTCGTCACATTCATGCTCGCCGCCGGGAGGGGGTGCGCAGCAGGGCCGATGGTCCCAAGACCATCGGGTCCCCGGTCAGCTCTCGAACAGGACCCGCAGTGCCTCGGACACCGTGAACGCACCCGCGTAGAGCGCCTTACCGGCGATGACGCCCTCGACGCCGACCGACTCCAGCGTGGCCAGCGCGCGCAGGTCGTCCAGCGTGGACACGCCACCGCTGGCGATCACCGGCGCGGACGTGGCGGCGCAGACCTCGCGGAGCAGGTCCAGGTTCGGCCCGCGCATGGTGCCGTCCTTGGTGATGTCCGTGACGACGTAGCGCGCCGCACCGGCCTTGTCCAGACGGGCCAGCACCTCGTAGAGGTCGCCGCCGTTCCGGGTCCAGCCGCGCGCGGACAGCGTGCGGCCGCGCACGTCCAGACCGATCGCGACGCGGTCGCCGTACTCCGCGGCGACCCGGTCGCACCACTCCGGGTTCTCCAGCGCGGCCGTGCCGATGTTGACCCGGGTGGCGCCGGTGGCCAGCGCGCGCTCCAGCGACTCGTCGTCCCGGATGCCGCCGGACAGCTCCACGTTGACGTCGAGCCGGCCGACCACCTCGGCGAGCAGCTCCGCGTTCGAGCCACGGCCGAACGCGGCGTCCAGATCGACCAGGTGAATCCAGGTGGCGCCGTCGGTCTGCCAGGCCAGCGCGGCCTCGAGCGGGTCGCCGTACGCGGTCTCGCTGCCGGCCGCGCCCTGCACCAGGCGGACGGCCTGACCGTCGGCGACGTCGACGGCGGGAAGCAGTTCGAGGGTCACGGATTCTCCTTGATCATGAGTTTCTTCGGCCCAGCGCGATCACGATCAGCGCTGGTAGGGCGAGGATCAGCACCAGAACGATGATCAGGCGCATCACCAGGTCGTCCACCAGGTACCAGGTCACCATCACGGCGAGCAAGCTGAGCATCACGATCGCGGCACGCTGGGTCGCGGTGCGCCGCGGCTGGAGCCGGCCGGTGCGCCGGTCCGGCAGCTTCGGCACGATCCTGTCCGTGATGTCCTTGCGCCGCTGGCGGCGGGACGCCACGGCCGCGCGGGCGGCGCGTTTCTGCTCCGCCTCCAGCAGCCGGGCGGCCCGCCGGATGGCCCGGTCCTTGCTCACAGCCCGTCGATCCAGTTCCGGAGCAGGCGCGCGCCGGTGTCGCCGGACTTCTCCGGGTGGAACTGCGCGACGGACAACGGGCCGTGCTCGACCACGGCCGCGAACGGCTCGTCGTGCGCGGCCGTGGTCACCACCGCGTCCCGCAGCGCGTCCAGGCCGCTGGCACCGTAGGAGTGCACGAAGTAGAACCGGGCGTCGTCCGGCATGCCGTCCATCAGGCGGCTCTCCGGCGGCGCGGTCACCGTGTTCCACCCCATGTGCGGGATGCGCTCGGCCGTGAGCCGGGTCACGCCGCCGGGCAGCAGGCCGAGGCCCTTGGTGACGGTGCCGTGCTCGTCACCGTACTCGAAGAAGATCTGCATGCCGACGCAGATGCCGAGCACCGGCCGGCCGGCCGCAACCCGCTCCGCGATCATCGGGCCGGCGTCGATCGCCTCCACCCCGGCCATGCACGCGGCGAACGCGCCGACGCCCGGCACCACCAGGCCGTCCGCGTCCGCGGCCGCGGTCAGGTCCGGCGTGACGGTCACGTCCGCACCGGCCCGCTCCAGCGCGCGCTCGGCGGAGCGCAGGTTGCCGGAGCCGTAGTCCAGGATCACCACACGCTTTGTCATTGATCGCTCCCCTATTCCGGGATGAGCCAGAGGATGCCGCCCGCCGCGGCCAGCGCGGCGAGGAGCCCGGTGACGGCTATCGAGAACGTGCTCGCCTCCTGCCGGTGGAGCGAGAACGCCCCACCGGCCAGCACGCCCGCGAGAGCCAGCAGCAGGATCGAAATCACAGGGTGCCCTTGGTGGACGGGATCGCGCCCGCGTTCCGCGGGTCGATCTCCACCGCCTCGCGCAGCGCCCGGGACACGGCCTTGAACTGCGCCTCCACCACGTGGTGCGCGTCCGGGTGGCCGCCCTCGCGCGCGCCGCGCAGCACCGAGACGTGCAGCGTCATCTTCGCGGTCTGCGCGAACGACTCCCAGATGTGCCGGGTCATGCTGGTCGGGTAGACCGGCCCGATGTACGGCGTGAGCAGTGGCTCGTCGTGCACCATGTACGGCCGGCCGGACAGGTCGAGCGCGGCCCGGACCAGCACCTCGTCCATCGGGATGGTGGCCGAACCGTACCGCCGGATGCCCGCCTTGTCGCCGAGCGCCTCCGCGAACGCGGTGCCCAGCGCGAGCGCGGTGTCCTCCATCGTGTGGTGCGCGTCGATCTCCAGGTCGCCCTCGGTGTGCACGGTCAGGTCGAAGCCGCCGTGCTTGGCGATCTGGTTGAGCATGTGGTCGAAGAAGCCCACGCCGGTGTTGATGTCGCCCTTGCCGGTCCCGTCCAGGTCCAGCTCGATGCGCACCTTGGTCTCGTTCGTGGTGCGGTCGATCCGCGCCCGTCGGCTCATCGGTCAAGCTCCTTCATCGCGTTCAGGAAAGCGTCGGTCTCGTCGGGGGTGCCGGCCGTCACGCGCAGCCAGCCGGGCAGTCCGACGTCCCGGACGAGGACACCACGGTCGAGCAGCGCGCGCCAGGCGGTCTTCTGGTCGCCGCCCACCTCGAAGAGCACGAAGTTGGCGTCGCTGTCGGCGACCGTGAGACCGGCGCCGCGCAGCGTCGACACGATCCGGTCCCGCTCGGTCTTGATCGCCTCGACCGTGCTCAGCAGCGCGGCCCGGTGCGACAGCGCGGCCCGCGCCGCGGCCTGGGTGAGCGCGGACAGGTGGTACGGCAACCGGACCAGCTGCACCGCGTCCACCACGGCCGGGTGCGCGGCCAGGTAGCCCAGGCGGCCACCGGCGAACCCGAACGCCTTGCTCATCGTGCGCGTCACCACCAGCCGCGGGTGGCCGGGCAGCACCTCCAGCGCGCTCGGCGTGCCGGGCCGGGCGAACTCCGCGTACGCCTCGTCCACGATCACCATGCCGGGCGCGGCGTCCAGCACGGCCGCGATCACGGCCGGGTCCAGCGCGGTGCCGGTCGGGTTGTTCGGCGAGCAGAGGAAGACCAGGTCCGGCTGATGCTCCCGGACCTGCGCGACCGCGTGCTCCGCGTCGAGCCCGAAGTCCTCGCCGCGCCGGCCGTCCACCCAGCGGGTGCCGGTACCGACCGCGAGCAGCGGGTGCATCGAGTAGGCCGGGGTGAAGCCGAGCGCGGTCCGCCCCGGGCCCGCGAACACCTGGAGCAACTGCTGCTGGACCTCGTTCGACCCGTTCGCCGCCCAGACGTGCGCGACGGTCAGGCCGTGCCCGAGGTAGTCGGCGAGCGCGGAGCGCAGCGCCACCGCGTCCCGGTCCGGGTACCGGTTGAGGTCGCGCAGCTCGGCCTGGAGCGCCTTGCCGATCGCCTCGACGACCTCGTCCGGCACCGGGTACGAGTTCTCGTTCGTGTTCAGCCGGACCGGCACGTCCAGCTGGGGTGCGCCGTACGGGCTCAGGCCGCGCAGGTCGTCCCGGATCGGAAGGTCGATCACGCCAGGCCCCCCGGGAAACGCGCGGACACGGCCTCGCCGTGCGCGGGCAGGTCCTCCGCCGTGGCGAGCGCGACCACGTGCGCCGCGACCTCGCGCAGCGCGGGCTCGTCGTACTCCACGATGTGCACGTTCTTCAGGAACGACTGCACGGACAGGCCGGACTGGTGCCGGGCGCAGCCGCCGGTCGGCAGCACGTGGTTGGAACCGGCGCAGTAGTCGCCCAGCGACACCGGCGCGAACGCGCCCACGAAGATCGCACCGGCGTTGCGCACCCGCATCGCCCAGCTCCGCGCATCCCGCGTCTGGATCTCCAAGTGCTCGGCCGCGTACGCGTCGACCACGCGCAGGCCCTGCTCCAGGTCCTTGACCAGCACGATGCCGGACTGCTCACCGGTCAGCGACGTGCTGACCCGCTCGGAGTGCTTGGTGGCCGTCACCATCCGGGCCAGCGCGTCCTCGACCGCGTCCGCCAGCTTCTCGGAGGGCGTGACCAGCACGCTCGCGGCCAGCGGGTCGTGCTCGGCCTGGCTGATCAGGTCGGCCGCGACGTGCACCGGGTCGGCGGTGTCATCGGCCAGGATCGCAATCTCGGTCGGCCCGGCCTCCGCGTCGATGCCGACCACGCCGCGCAGCAGCCGCTTCGCCGCGGTCACCCAGATGTTGCCCGGGCCGGTGATCACGTCGACCGGCGCGCAGCCGTCGCCGTCGACCGCGCCGGTCGATCCGTAGCCCAGCATCGCGATCGCCTGTGCCCCGCCTGCGGCGTAGACCTCGTCCACCCCGAGCAGCGCGCACGCGGCGAGAACCCGCGCGTCCGGCAGGCCGCCGTTCTCCTTCTGCGGCGGGCTGGCCACGACCAGCGCGTCCACGCCGGCGATCTGCGCGGGCACCACATTCATCACCACGGTCGACGGGTACACCGCCAGGCCGCCGGGCACGTAGAGACCCACCCGGGACACCGGCAGCCAGCGCTCGGTGACCGTGCCGCCGGCCGTGACCTGCGTGGTCACGTCCCGCCGGCGCTGGTCGGCGTGCACCTTGCGGGTGCGGGCGATCGCCTCCTCCAGCGCGGCACGCACCTCCGGCTCCAGCGCGGACAGCGACGCCGCGATCGCCTCGGCCGGCACCCGCAGCCGCTCCAGACGCACGCCGTCGAACCGCTCGGTCGCCTCGCGGATGGCCGGGAACCCATGCTCCCGGACCGCCTCCACGAGCGGGCGGATGGTCTCGGTCGCGACCGAGACGTCGAGCTGGGCACGGGGCAGCAGGCCACGCGGCACCGCGGCGTCCGCCGCGCTCCGCAGGTCGATCCGGTTCAACACCCTTGGGAGTCTATTCGGCCCGCTCCGGGCGGGCAGGGGCCAGTCCGGCTGCCGGGACGATAACGCAGCGGAACCGGCCCCCGGTGCGCCACGATGACGGGGTGGCCGATGATCGGAAGAGGCGCGGGGCTCACGGGCCAGGGCGGTTCCGCTACGCTCGTGGCGTGGTGACGCGGTTGCCGGTGTTCCCGTTGGGGACGGTGCTCTTCCCCGGCCTGGTGATGCCGCTGCACATCTTCGAGGAGCGCTATCGCGAGCTGGTCCGGGACCTGGTCGCCCGCCCCGAGGAGACGCCGCGCGAGTTCGGCGTCGTCGCGATCCGCAGCGGCTGGGAGGTGCTGCCCGCCGGACCGGGCGGTCCCGACTCCGCCGCCGCCCGGGTCACGCTGCACGAGATCGGCTGCACCGCCGAGGTGCGCCAGGTCACCGAGCTGCCCGACGGGCAGTACGATCTGCTCACCGTCGGCCGCCGCCGCTTCCGGATCACCGAGGTTATGCCGGACCCGGCGCCGTACCTGGTCGCCCAGGTCGAGTGGCTCCCGGAGCCGTCCGGCGCCGAGGACGTGGCCGACCTGCTGGCCCCGCGGGTGCTCGCGACGTTCCGCGAGTACCTACAGCTGATGCGCCCCGAGTCGCCGGATACGCCGGAACAGCTCCCGGACGACCCGACCACGCTCTCCCACCTGGTCGCGGCCACCGGCGCGTTCACGGTCGAGGACCGCCAGGCGCTGCTCGCCGCGACCGACACCGCGGCCCGCCTCCGCGCCGAACTCAAGCTGCTCACCCGCGAGGCCGCACTGTTCCGCACGGTCCGCGCGGTGCCGGTCCCGCTCTCCGAATACGCCACGCCGTCCAGCCAGAACTAGACTTTCGCGCCTGCGGGAATTCATGGTCCCGCTTCCGGCGTGGGCACGTTCCGAGTGCTCCGGCGAGCACCGGTCGGCCGCCGGCGGCCTCCCTGCCGGTCCCGCCGCGGTCCCGCAACCCGCCCGCGCCCCGTCGATGCAGCCCGCGAGCTCCTGAGCGATCAAGGGCTTGTGACGCTCCCGCCCCGCCGGGCGGAGCCGTCGGCTACCTGCCGGCTTCCGGTGGGCCCTCGGTCCCGGTCTCCTCCACGTACGCCGGCCCGGCCGGCAACGGCGTGCCGGCGCCGGACGGAGGAGGGGTGAGGGCGGGGTCGTCCGGCGGATAGGTGGGCAGCGGCTCGGGGCGCAGCGACGGCCACGGGGACCAGCCGGCCAGCAGCGTGTAGGTGGCGGCGGCGGCCAGCGGGCCGGCCAGCAGGTCGCCGCGGATGCCGGGCAGGAAGCCGAGGAACAGGTGCACCTCGCCGGCGCGCAGCTCGGCGGGCTTGGTGAAGTGCTCACCGACTGCCGCGGTGGCCTTGAGCCGCTCGTACTCGCTCAGCCCGACCCGGCTGCCCACCCAGGATGCGAGCAGCGCCGCGCCGATCGTGCCCAGCGTCACCGCGGTCAGCACGATCGCGCCCCGGTAGCGGCGCAGCACGTACCAGGCCGCCACCGTGATCAGGATGCCGAACGCGATGCCCAGAAACGTGAACCACCCGTCAGCGGCCACGAACTGCTCCGGCTGCGCGGACGTGAGCAGCGGCCCGTTCTCACCCTGCACGACCGGCACGTCCGGGGCCAGCACGGCCCACAGCAGCCCGAGCGGGACGCCGAGCGCCGCGATCACCAGCGCCGCACCGGTGGACCAGGCGATCTCCCGGCCGAGCGGCGGACCTGGTGTACCGAGCCGACCCGGCGGATCCTCGGGGGCCGGCAGCTCCGGTACGGACACCGGCGACGGCTCCGGGCCTTGATCCTCGGACGGGACACCGCTGACACCGGGCTGCCGACTGGACGCGCTCACGCCCCGATCCTCTCAGGCGCCGTACGGGCGTGCCGCCGGGACCCGGATCAGCGGGCGAACGGCTCCAGCATCATCGACGTCGCGCGCAGCCACGCGTTCCGCGTCTCCGGCTGGAGCTGGTGGTACTCGATGGACGCCCCGGTCTCCAGGGCCGGGTCGTACGGCACGATCGCGACCGCGCGGGTACGCGTCTTGAAGTGCTTCTCCAGGTCGTCGAGCAGCGGCGACTTGCCCGGCGTGGGACAGGAGATGAGCGTCACCGCGTTCGACACCAGGTCGCCCATGCCGACGTCGTCGAGCAGGTCGAGCATCCAGTCCGCGGTGAACGCGGCGTCCTCCCGCGGGACCGTGGTGACCACCAGCTGGTCCGCGGCCTGCAGTACGGTCTGCCAGTTCACGCTCTCCACGTTGTTGCCGGTGTCCACGCAGATCACGTCGTGGGTACGCCGCAGCAGCTCCAGCACGCGGCGGACCGTGTGCTGGTCGAGACGCTGGGCGAAGCGCGGGTTCTCCTCACCGGCGAGCACGTCGTACGACCCGTCGG
This genomic interval carries:
- the priA gene encoding bifunctional 1-(5-phosphoribosyl)-5-((5-phosphoribosylamino)methylideneamino)imidazole-4-carboxamide isomerase/phosphoribosylanthranilate isomerase PriA; this translates as MTLELLPAVDVADGQAVRLVQGAAGSETAYGDPLEAALAWQTDGATWIHLVDLDAAFGRGSNAELLAEVVGRLDVNVELSGGIRDDESLERALATGATRVNIGTAALENPEWCDRVAAEYGDRVAIGLDVRGRTLSARGWTRNGGDLYEVLARLDKAGAARYVVTDITKDGTMRGPNLDLLREVCAATSAPVIASGGVSTLDDLRALATLESVGVEGVIAGKALYAGAFTVSEALRVLFES
- the hisH gene encoding imidazole glycerol phosphate synthase subunit HisH codes for the protein MTKRVVILDYGSGNLRSAERALERAGADVTVTPDLTAAADADGLVVPGVGAFAACMAGVEAIDAGPMIAERVAAGRPVLGICVGMQIFFEYGDEHGTVTKGLGLLPGGVTRLTAERIPHMGWNTVTAPPESRLMDGMPDDARFYFVHSYGASGLDALRDAVVTTAAHDEPFAAVVEHGPLSVAQFHPEKSGDTGARLLRNWIDGL
- the hisB gene encoding imidazoleglycerol-phosphate dehydratase HisB, which translates into the protein MSRRARIDRTTNETKVRIELDLDGTGKGDINTGVGFFDHMLNQIAKHGGFDLTVHTEGDLEIDAHHTMEDTALALGTAFAEALGDKAGIRRYGSATIPMDEVLVRAALDLSGRPYMVHDEPLLTPYIGPVYPTSMTRHIWESFAQTAKMTLHVSVLRGAREGGHPDAHHVVEAQFKAVSRALREAVEIDPRNAGAIPSTKGTL
- a CDS encoding histidinol-phosphate transaminase, coding for MIDLPIRDDLRGLSPYGAPQLDVPVRLNTNENSYPVPDEVVEAIGKALQAELRDLNRYPDRDAVALRSALADYLGHGLTVAHVWAANGSNEVQQQLLQVFAGPGRTALGFTPAYSMHPLLAVGTGTRWVDGRRGEDFGLDAEHAVAQVREHQPDLVFLCSPNNPTGTALDPAVIAAVLDAAPGMVIVDEAYAEFARPGTPSALEVLPGHPRLVVTRTMSKAFGFAGGRLGYLAAHPAVVDAVQLVRLPYHLSALTQAAARAALSHRAALLSTVEAIKTERDRIVSTLRGAGLTVADSDANFVLFEVGGDQKTAWRALLDRGVLVRDVGLPGWLRVTAGTPDETDAFLNAMKELDR
- the hisD gene encoding histidinol dehydrogenase, which encodes MLNRIDLRSAADAAVPRGLLPRAQLDVSVATETIRPLVEAVREHGFPAIREATERFDGVRLERLRVPAEAIAASLSALEPEVRAALEEAIARTRKVHADQRRRDVTTQVTAGGTVTERWLPVSRVGLYVPGGLAVYPSTVVMNVVPAQIAGVDALVVASPPQKENGGLPDARVLAACALLGVDEVYAAGGAQAIAMLGYGSTGAVDGDGCAPVDVITGPGNIWVTAAKRLLRGVVGIDAEAGPTEIAILADDTADPVHVAADLISQAEHDPLAASVLVTPSEKLADAVEDALARMVTATKHSERVSTSLTGEQSGIVLVKDLEQGLRVVDAYAAEHLEIQTRDARSWAMRVRNAGAIFVGAFAPVSLGDYCAGSNHVLPTGGCARHQSGLSVQSFLKNVHIVEYDEPALREVAAHVVALATAEDLPAHGEAVSARFPGGLA
- a CDS encoding LON peptidase substrate-binding domain-containing protein, coding for MVTRLPVFPLGTVLFPGLVMPLHIFEERYRELVRDLVARPEETPREFGVVAIRSGWEVLPAGPGGPDSAAARVTLHEIGCTAEVRQVTELPDGQYDLLTVGRRRFRITEVMPDPAPYLVAQVEWLPEPSGAEDVADLLAPRVLATFREYLQLMRPESPDTPEQLPDDPTTLSHLVAATGAFTVEDRQALLAATDTAARLRAELKLLTREAALFRTVRAVPVPLSEYATPSSQN
- a CDS encoding DUF2567 domain-containing protein, which translates into the protein MSASSRQPGVSGVPSEDQGPEPSPVSVPELPAPEDPPGRLGTPGPPLGREIAWSTGAALVIAALGVPLGLLWAVLAPDVPVVQGENGPLLTSAQPEQFVAADGWFTFLGIAFGILITVAAWYVLRRYRGAIVLTAVTLGTIGAALLASWVGSRVGLSEYERLKATAAVGEHFTKPAELRAGEVHLFLGFLPGIRGDLLAGPLAAAATYTLLAGWSPWPSLRPEPLPTYPPDDPALTPPPSGAGTPLPAGPAYVEETGTEGPPEAGR